The Paenibacillus dendritiformis region AAGGACGGGAGGTCGTTGTTGCTTGCGATCTTCTCCTCGAATTCCTTCAAGGTCAATCCGGCTCCGTGCACCTCGGCAAGCGCGATGCCGTATTCCTCGACGTTGTAGCTCGACTTGCCTTCGATTCTCGTAATCTGATGCGTCGCACCGGCCAATACCGTGATCAGATTGCCCCAGAAGACGTCCTGGTACCCGGATCCCGCCAAGGTACAGCCGTTGTCCTTCGCCAGACGATCGAGACGGTTCGTCAAGGCCGGGGAGGTTGTCCATGGGTAGAAGGCCTCTTCACAGGTGCTAATCGCGTTCACGCCGTAACGGGCCGCGAGCTCGTACGCAGCGTACGTATCCGTCAACAGGCTAGTCGTCGCGATAATGCAGACTTGCGCATCGCATTCCTTGAACACTTGCTCGGCATCCGAACGGACAGGCACATTCAGCTTGAGGCCCAGGCCCGCCACCTCGCCTGCGTCCTTGCCGACGATATTCGGATTCACATCAATGGCCCCGACGATTTCCGCGCCTTTCTCATGCAGATATCTTAGAAAATACAAACCCATTTTTCCGCAGCCGTACTGAATGACTCTAATTTTCTCTTTCATGATGGACAACCTCCCATTGGTATTGTTACTTTTTTCACAATCCATGATGCAATGGTTTTGCAGGAGCTCCTCTGCCCTTATCATAAACTCTATACTAACTATAGAGTCAACCCTGTTTTATCGGAACCTGCAGCTTCATGAACATATTCCGTTCATCGGTATGGAATACCGGCAGCTCCACCACGACTTCGCAGATATAATCGCCGACCACTTCGCAGCCCTTTTCCTTCACATGGTCAAGCAGACGCCCGGCATATTCCCGCTCCCGAAAAAAACTGCTGCAATAAATGCAGGCATAGTCATGCTCCGGAATGATCTCCACCCCGGCCTGCATCTCGAAATCGTCATCGACGAACAGAAACACTTCAGTCGAGATGAACTGTCCCCGCTCCAGATTCGCTTGGCGGATAATCGAGCCGACATTGCAGAAATAAGCCATCGGCAGATGCTTGACGATCGCCTGGGCCCGCAGCTCCCGCAAAATATACTCATAGGTCTCCAGCGGGTGCTCATAAATGTTGACCTTGCTGTCATAGCAATAGATTTTCCGCGCAGGAATATGCTGCAGCACGAACTGTCCGTCCTGCGGCGCGCTCATATATGTATCGTAATTTTTGATGCTGACCTGGATCGCCTTCCCCATCTGCTCCAGTTCCTTGCGCTTGCGCTCGATAAGCTCGGCCTGCTCCCGCAGCATGGCAGGAATCGAGGCGATATCCTCGCTGTCGAACCAGGCCATAATATTGTCAAGAGACATGCCCAAATACTTCATATAATTGATCAAGTCCAGTCTGGCGCACTGCTTGATCGAATAATAGCGGTAACCGGTGCTCTCATCGACGAATTCCGGCTTCAACAGTCCCAGCTTGTCATAATAGCGCAGCGTCTGCACCGAGGTATGGTTCAGCTCCGCCATGCGGCCGATCGATAGCTTCTCCATGAAGCCCCCCTACTCCTTCACCTTGAAAAGATTAACCCATACTCCAAATAATCATACAACAAATGTGGTCAATGGCGAAGCAGACTAAGGAAACAGCAAAGCCGCCCCCATGGGACGACTCTACTGTTCCGATAATTTGTGTATGCAAGATCACGATGCCGAGTTCATCGCTCCTCGGATTGAATTCGCAGGCTGCATCATGTGACCTTACAATCCAGCCCACACGTCCTTCACGTATTGACCGTCGTTTTGAAGGCTTTCAAGCCAGTTTTGCGCCGATTCTTCCGTTGTGCCGTGAGCCTCGCGGTAAGCGGTACGGAAAGTTTCCTCCACCTCCGGAGCCATCTTGCTGCCGTCCCCGCAGACATACAGCTTTGCTCCCCGATTCAGCAAGTCGAGCAGCTTGCCGGCATCGCGCTTGATCAAATCCTGCACGTACGTCTTGGGCTTGTTCGCCACTCGCGAGAAAGCCGTGTGGAGTCGAACGAAGCCGTCCCGTTCATATTGCTCCAGTTCCTCACGGTACAGGTAATCGTGTTCCGGATTGCGGCAGCCGAAATACAGATGCGCCTCCCCGAGCGTCTTTCCTTCCTGCTTCAGAGCTCGCCGAGCTTGAAGAAATCCTCTGAATGGCGCAACGCCCGTGCCTGGTCCGACCATGATCATCGGCGTGTCCGCTTGCTCCGGAAGCAGGAATCCCGATTCCGGCGTCCGCACGAACATGGCGATGGCATCCCCCGGCTGGCGGACGGCGAGATAATTCGAGGTCACGCCGCGGAATTCGCCGCGCCCGCTCCTGGCCGGCCCGCGAACGACCCCGACCGTAATGCTGACTCGATCCGGCAGCGCCTTGGGAGAACTGGAAATGGAGTAATAGCGCGCTTTGAGCGGCGGCAGCAGCTCTATGAACCGTTGGAACGGAAGTTCGCAAGCCGGATACTTCTCCAGCAGGTCGATCATCGTCACCCGTTTGCTCAGCACTTGATCCTGATAAGTATCCTCCTGCAGAAGCGCCTCAAGCTCCTGCTTGTGCGGCGGACATACGGTGAAGGAAGCCATCTCGCGAAGCTGCGCACGCGTTGCCGCTTCCTGCAGCTCCACACTGTGGCTGAGCAAATCGTGAACGCTGATCGGACGATCGAGCGGAAGATGCGCGGCACTTCGTCCGGATGCGCTAATGATCAAATGATCGCTCCCCTGTAGGCCAAAACGGCGAAGAACGCGATCCACAAGCTCCTGTGCGTTCACGGGAAGGACCCCAAGATGATCCCCTTCCCGATAGGTTACCCCATCCGGCAGCGCGATTTCCAGATGTCGTGTGCTCCGTTCGCTGCCTTCTCCCTGCAATTCACGGTTCTCTACAATATTCGCGAGAAGGGCATCGTAAGTTTCTGCAAGCGGGGTTCCGATCAGACCGCTAACGAACTGAATGCTCAACGTGGTTCGTTCCCGGTGCGGCTGGCCACCGCTCTTCAAGCCCAGAGCGTTCAGCACATCTTGCCACAGGCGGTCGCCCCATTCCTCGAGCTGCTTCTCAAAATCGCCGCTCGCATCCGCTTCCCCGCGGGCAACAAGGCGGGTGGCCCCTTTGTCTGCAAGCGCCTCATCGATAAACCGCGGAACCTGCTGGTAGGTGCCTGCCCAATTATGATCGCCGCATCCGAAGACCGCATACCGAACCCCCTCGAATGCGCCCGGTTCCGCTCCCTCCAGCCATTGGACAAATTCGCGGGCATTGCTCGGCGGCTTCCCGTTGTACGACGCGGAGACGATAAACACAACGCCTTCCTTGGGCAGCTTGCCCACACGCTCGTTAAGCGGCGCCACCTCGCTGCGGAAGCCTTGATAGCGGGCGGTGTCCGCAAGCTCTCGGGCAATCCCCTCAGCCGTCCCGAGATTGGATCCGTACAGAACAAGCAGCGGCGTATTATGAGCCTCCACCGTGGGGGCCGCTGTCTGCACCGCCGGCTTGCCGACAGGCGCCTCGTTCCCCACAGCGGAAATCGTAAAGGCCCCCTGGCCGGCCCGGAGACGGACACGAATAGTAAAGCCTTCCGGCTTAAGCGTCAACGTCTCCTTCACTTTCAATTGATAATTCGTGTGATCGATGATTTCAAAATACTTGAGCACCATCCCGAGCACAAGCGTCGCTTCCTGCAGGGCAAATTGTTGACCGATGCAGGCGCGCTGGCCGTTTCCGAACGGTTTGTAGGCGTGTTCTGGAATTCGGCTGGGGTCTTCAAACCGTTCCGGACAGAACTCGTCGACATTGTCCCCCCACACGGATGTATCCCGATGAAGCTTGGGAATAAGGACGTTCACGCTGTCTCCTTTTTTCAGAGGGTATTTCCCCGCCAGTAACGTGTCTTCCTTCGCATACAAGGAGAATGCCGGGGCGGTCGGCCATAAGCGCAGAGCCTCGTTGAGAATCATCCGGATGTATTTGAGCTCCCGGACTCGGGTATATGTCGGAACCGGTTCGGTCAGAACGCGGTCCACCTCTTCGTAAGCCTTTTGCAGTTTTTCCGGATTTTTTAGCAAATAGTACATGGCAAAGGACAACAGTCCGCTTGTCGTCTCATGTCCGGCAATGAGGAACGTAATGATCTGATAACGGATATTCTCGTCGTCCAGCGGTTCGCCCGTCTCCGGATCTTTGCCTGTCAGCATATGAGCAAGCAGATCCTTCCCATCTTCCCCGCCGTGCGCCTTGCGTTCGGCGATAATTTTATCGACCAGAGAGAACATCGTTTGAATATCGTGCTTATATTGCCGTTTCGTCAAAATCATCATTTTATCTTGCAGCCCGAGACGCTGCAGTTGATTCATTGCTTCATTCAATGCACGGACCATACTGATGATAAAAGGATGCGGCTGCTCCCGGTAGAAGCTGTTGAAGCGATAATTGAATCCGCACAGCCCGATCGTATCCAGAGTAAGCCGAGTCATATCCTCCGGAACGTCCACGCTTTCGTCCGGGTTGAGCCGGGCCCACTTTTGCACAAGCTGCTGCGCGATATCTACCATCATCGTATGATACCCTTGCATGGCTCTCTGACTAAAGCTGGGAAGCAAAATATTATGAGCTTTACTCCAATTCGGCTCCTCCGTAGCGCTCGTGAATAAGCCGTCGCCGGCGAAAGCCCGCACCTTTTGCAAGGGGGCCCACAAATTTTTGTCAAAACGGGATTCGTCACAAGCATCCTCGACCAGTTCGTAACCGGAAATAAAGATTTCACTTCTTCCCGGCATATCCATTCGGAAGATCGGACCGTATTCATACGCAAGCTTTACGAGCGATTGAAGGGGAGCTTCGAGATCCAGCAGCGGCAAATTACCGAGCGGTCCAAACGTTTTCGGCTGCGGAACAGCAACGGATTCAGGCATGCTCATCCATCCTTTCAAGACAATATAGGAACCATATCCGAAGTGAAGTTGAACTTAGCTTGGCCGAAAACCAATCGTTGCATACCGGAATGAATATTCATTCCGAATACGAGATACCGAAGCACACCGTCGTCCCGCTATTCTCTGTTGTGGCTCCTCCAAAGAACGGATATCCGACATATGAAAAACACTCTTCCCTATTTCCCGCTCCACAAAGACAAAAACAAAAAAAGCCCTGCATAACAATGCTTAAGGCTTCTCGAATTCGTAAGTATGGTGCGGTCAAGAGGACTCGAACCTCCACGGGTGTTACCCCACTAGAACCTGAATCTAGCGCGTCTGCCAATTCCGCCATGACCGCATATTTAGTATCTTACATTTCGTAATTTAATTTTCTTAGCGACAAGAAATATAATATCATGTATCCGGAACTGCGTCAACACTTTTTCGAAAAATAATTTAAACCCATTTGAACCCACAGCACATGACCCCATTGCCGCCGCAGACCGGCGACAAAAGAACAGGACTGTCCCAACAACTCGGCAGTCCTTCCATATCGCTATTCGATTCAGGCTTCGCCTTCGGATGTCTCGGCTATCGGGCCCGAGTTCCCTTCCCCAAGCTCCGGCCGCGGCTCGCTGAAGGGCTGGATCAAATAGTTCCGGCTCAGCTTCACGATGCGCCGATTGCGCTTGCGAATCATCACCTCGTCCTCGCTCCAGGCGACGACGATGCCGATCACATCATTCGCTTCGAGCATGTCCCGCACGACACGCACCTTCGTGCCCTCCTGGCGGAACCGATCAAGCATAGTCTCGTCTATCATGGCCATCTCCTTTCTTGTATCGACTGCATCCATCACTCTGGCCCATGCTGCAATAGGGAACAAGGCCTGCCGGCTGACGCTGACAGGCCTTGCTTCCTCCGTCACGTGAAGGTTATCCGCCGACATGCTCTCTGGAGTCGTTCGTCTCGAACCAATAATCCAGTACTTTCGCCGACATGACGCGTTTTTGTATATATTCGACTTGCTGCGGGGTGAATTGCTCCTGCCAAGCCACCTGCAGCTGTTCGCACAGTTTGACGATAGTCAGTAATTCGGACCAGGCCACGTAACGTTTGTACCAGAAAAATTGAGGATGTTCAATCATATAGGGGTACAAATCATCGAACTCCGTATGCTTACAATCGAGAGCCCGTTCAAAATGAACTTTAGCTTCCGACACCTTCTCCTGCAAAAAACGCGCTGTTGGTTGATCAATCATCTTCGTCGCCCCCTCTCACCAACTTATCTTTATTATATGCCAAACAGGTGAATGGAGAAAAGCAGGCAATTTCATACAACGACTGCAACTTCTTGGAGTGAGCTCCGTCTATATTAATGAGAGTGTCCAAAGTCCCGCTCTCTTTCGTTATATGTAACCTGTTACGGTACAGATGAAAACCGATCCTATATCTATCGTCATACCCGCCGCGAGGCGGCGAAGGAGGAACCGCACCGATGACCCGTGCCCCGATTACCCGAATCCTGCATATGGTTGCAACTGCTGCCGCCCTTGGCGCTCTACTGTCCGGCTGTTCGACGCAAGCCGGCAGCGTGCCGCCGGCCAACCCGAAGACGCCGTATACGGCCAAGACAGGCCCGACGGAAGAGACTCCGGCGACAGGCAAGGATAAGACGCGAGAGCGTACCGAGATCGCTTCGAATAAGGATAATTCCCGTTCCGCCTCCGCCACGGGCGAGGAAGCCGAATTCAACCGGAAGCAGCCGAAGCTGAAGGGGATTGGGCTAAGCGATACCGAGGAGCAGGTGCGGCAGCTCTGGGGGGCGCCCGTCTCCCAATTCGTGATGGACGACGAGGAGCCGATTCATGTGCTGGAATATGACGGATTTTCGTTCGGCTGTCATGACGACGATAAGGTCGTATTTGTCGAGGTGTCGGGCGACGGCTCGTCCACCGGCATCAAGGGCCTGCACATCGGAGGCAAAAGCGATACCGCCGCGAAGGCTCTCGGCAATCCGGATCAAGATACCGGCTATGCCTGGAGCTACCAAGCGGCCAGCGCCCTGCTCCGGCTGGATCTCGATCCGAAGACAGGCAAGATTCAGTCCGTCAAGCTCTTCCCGATGGAGGAGAACGGGTTGAAGGCTTAACTTCCTTGCCTGAGATCATAGAACGCCTTGCATCCGCTGCGGATCAAGGCGTTTGTTTTGGGCGGGCGCGGCGCCGGATCAGGACGAACACGAGCGCGCCGATGAGCAAAAGCATCGCTGCCAAGCCCACCATATATAGCGTTCCTTTGGTATGAATCCAATGAACGGCCGCCTCCCAATGAACTCCGACGAAATGCCCAATCGTCAAAAAAGTGGCGACCCAGATAATCGCTCCCGTCCCAGCTGCAAAAAAATAAAGAGACCAATTCATCCGTGCCATCCCGGCCAGGTAACAGGTCAAGTGGCGCAGTCCGGGAACAAAGTACCCGAAGACGATGGCCCATGGACCGAAGCGCTGGAACCAGCGTTCGGTGCGTTCCACCCGCGCAGGCGTCAGCTTCACCCGCTTGCCGTACCGATTCAGCAGCGGCTTGCCGACCCTCCGTCCCACGATGTAGCTGACAGTCATGCCAGTCATGCTCCCGGCAAGGCATACAGCGAAGGCCGGCACGTATCCGAACGGGCCTTCCACCGTCAAGCTGCCGACGAATACCATGATCGTCTCATCCGGTATCGGCAGTCCGACGATGCCAAGCGCAAGCAAAAAAAATAAAGCAATGTACCCGAAATGGGTCAATGCCCATGTAATCTCCAGCAATCAAGGCTCCTCCTCTCACTCCCTAACTATCTTACCACATTGAGGGAGTCATGTCCGTCCCAAGCTTGTCATACGTATAGTAATGCGAACAAGCTAGCTCAATCCTTCGCATCAAGCTTCGTCGGACAAGGAGGCGCCTAATCGTTGAGACAGACGCTGCGGATATTACAGATTGCGTTCACTTACGTCGGAACCGTCGTCGGAGCCGGGTTCGCGACGGGCCAGGAAATTTTGCAGTTCTTCACCAAATACGGATGGATCGCTTCTCTCACGATCGGAGTGTCCAGCCTCATCTTTCTCTTCCTCGGAACGAAGCTGATGGTGATTGCCCATCAGATCCAGGCCCGTTCCTATGAAGATGTGAACCATTATTTGTTCGGTTCCCGGATCGGCGGCTGGGTCAGCATTTTCGCGATGATCGTCATTGTGTGCGTGAATGGGGTCATGCTCGCCGGCGCGGGCTCCGTCTTCGTCCAGCAATTGAATTTTCACTACCAGACCGGGCTGCTGCTGACGCTTGTCTCCTCCTATTTCATCATCAATCGGGGAATGAGCGCGATATTAAGCCTCAACTCGCTCGTCGTGCCGACGATGCTGATCTTTACCGTCATTATCGTGACTCACACGCTGCATATGCCGAACGCGGAACGGGTTTTTGCCATGACGACGGACACATCGTGGTATGCCGCATGGACCGCTCCGCTGCTGTACAGCGCCTTCAATCTGGCGATGGCCCAGGCGGTCCTCGTCCCGCTGGGCGCCTCGATGCCGAACCGGAGAATCATACGTATCGGCGGTGCAATTGGGGGCGTCCTCATCGGCGTGCTGCTGCTGGCAGGCCATCTGGCTCTCTCCGTGCATATGCCAGGCATACAGCAGTTCGACATTCCGATGGGGGAAATCGCGCATACGCTCGGCACTACCATCCAGCTCATTTATGTCCTGCTCATCTTTTCGGAAATTTTCACGACCTTTATCGCCGATCTGTATGGCATTACGCTCCAACTTCATCAACGGACCGGGTTGCCGAAGAAGCTGATATCGGCGCTCATCATGATGATGTGCTACACCATCAGCCAGTTCGGCTTCCGCACTCTGATCTCGTTCCTGTACCCGTTGTTCGGCATGTTCAGCCTCATATGGCTCTATCTGCTGATGCGGGCGGCCCAACCGGCGAAGCCCGGGACGGAACCGCCCTCCGCCCCTTCTCCCGCGGGAGGGAAGATCAAGCTGAATCCGCTCCCGCGCAAAAAATGACGCACACACCATATGCCTATGCAAATGGCAAAGTCAGGCTGCTTCGGGACTTGCCCGGACCCGCCGCCAAGCATCGCGCTTGCGGCAGATGCGTTTGTTTTGTCTGCCGCTGCCGCGATGCCCGGATCCCCGGTGCGTTCTTACAACGTGCACACGACAATTTCGATGTCCGTGTCTGCAAACACATCTTTTATCATCTCTCTCACTCTTCCCCACTGCAGCTTGTCAAGACCGCAGCCGATCTGCGGCATGGCAAGCGCAGTAATGCCTTCCTCCAAGCATACGACTCTCATCGAGACAACGGCTTGGGTCAATGATTCATAGGTTGGCTTGTGCCAA contains the following coding sequences:
- a CDS encoding DedA family protein; protein product: MLEITWALTHFGYIALFFLLALGIVGLPIPDETIMVFVGSLTVEGPFGYVPAFAVCLAGSMTGMTVSYIVGRRVGKPLLNRYGKRVKLTPARVERTERWFQRFGPWAIVFGYFVPGLRHLTCYLAGMARMNWSLYFFAAGTGAIIWVATFLTIGHFVGVHWEAAVHWIHTKGTLYMVGLAAMLLLIGALVFVLIRRRARPKQTP
- a CDS encoding bifunctional cytochrome P450/NADPH--P450 reductase is translated as MPESVAVPQPKTFGPLGNLPLLDLEAPLQSLVKLAYEYGPIFRMDMPGRSEIFISGYELVEDACDESRFDKNLWAPLQKVRAFAGDGLFTSATEEPNWSKAHNILLPSFSQRAMQGYHTMMVDIAQQLVQKWARLNPDESVDVPEDMTRLTLDTIGLCGFNYRFNSFYREQPHPFIISMVRALNEAMNQLQRLGLQDKMMILTKRQYKHDIQTMFSLVDKIIAERKAHGGEDGKDLLAHMLTGKDPETGEPLDDENIRYQIITFLIAGHETTSGLLSFAMYYLLKNPEKLQKAYEEVDRVLTEPVPTYTRVRELKYIRMILNEALRLWPTAPAFSLYAKEDTLLAGKYPLKKGDSVNVLIPKLHRDTSVWGDNVDEFCPERFEDPSRIPEHAYKPFGNGQRACIGQQFALQEATLVLGMVLKYFEIIDHTNYQLKVKETLTLKPEGFTIRVRLRAGQGAFTISAVGNEAPVGKPAVQTAAPTVEAHNTPLLVLYGSNLGTAEGIARELADTARYQGFRSEVAPLNERVGKLPKEGVVFIVSASYNGKPPSNAREFVQWLEGAEPGAFEGVRYAVFGCGDHNWAGTYQQVPRFIDEALADKGATRLVARGEADASGDFEKQLEEWGDRLWQDVLNALGLKSGGQPHRERTTLSIQFVSGLIGTPLAETYDALLANIVENRELQGEGSERSTRHLEIALPDGVTYREGDHLGVLPVNAQELVDRVLRRFGLQGSDHLIISASGRSAAHLPLDRPISVHDLLSHSVELQEAATRAQLREMASFTVCPPHKQELEALLQEDTYQDQVLSKRVTMIDLLEKYPACELPFQRFIELLPPLKARYYSISSSPKALPDRVSITVGVVRGPARSGRGEFRGVTSNYLAVRQPGDAIAMFVRTPESGFLLPEQADTPMIMVGPGTGVAPFRGFLQARRALKQEGKTLGEAHLYFGCRNPEHDYLYREELEQYERDGFVRLHTAFSRVANKPKTYVQDLIKRDAGKLLDLLNRGAKLYVCGDGSKMAPEVEETFRTAYREAHGTTEESAQNWLESLQNDGQYVKDVWAGL
- a CDS encoding MerR family transcriptional regulator — protein: MEKLSIGRMAELNHTSVQTLRYYDKLGLLKPEFVDESTGYRYYSIKQCARLDLINYMKYLGMSLDNIMAWFDSEDIASIPAMLREQAELIERKRKELEQMGKAIQVSIKNYDTYMSAPQDGQFVLQHIPARKIYCYDSKVNIYEHPLETYEYILRELRAQAIVKHLPMAYFCNVGSIIRQANLERGQFISTEVFLFVDDDFEMQAGVEIIPEHDYACIYCSSFFREREYAGRLLDHVKEKGCEVVGDYICEVVVELPVFHTDERNMFMKLQVPIKQG
- a CDS encoding dihydrodipicolinate reductase produces the protein MKEKIRVIQYGCGKMGLYFLRYLHEKGAEIVGAIDVNPNIVGKDAGEVAGLGLKLNVPVRSDAEQVFKECDAQVCIIATTSLLTDTYAAYELAARYGVNAISTCEEAFYPWTTSPALTNRLDRLAKDNGCTLAGSGYQDVFWGNLITVLAGATHQITRIEGKSSYNVEEYGIALAEVHGAGLTLKEFEEKIASNNDLPSFMRNANEWLCSQFGWTIKSMEQQLVPMTHNQDLHSTTLGRTIPAGDATGMSAVVTTVTHQGPVIVTECIGKVYAEDEVDHNDWVIKGEPATEVNISCPATVELTCATVVNRIPDLLQAPAGFYTTEKMAPSQYRTYPLHYYVK